The following nucleotide sequence is from Gemmatimonadota bacterium.
GCTCCGGCTGAACGAGGGGCTCGACCGGCATACCACCTACCGGGTGGGGGGACCGGCCGACGTGATGTGTTTGCCTGAAACCCGGTCGGAGCTGCTCGAAATCGTCACCGCGGCCAGGGTGCACGAGGTCCCCTGGCTGGTGCTGGGGAACGGGAGCAACATGCTCTTTTCGGATGACGGATTCAGGGGGCTGGTCATCAAGATACGCGGATCGACCCCGGCGGAGGGGACGCTGTGGCATCTGAAGCAGGAAGGCGAATACCTCCGGGCCGGCGCCGGCGTCAGCCTGCCCCGGCTCGCCTGGTCGGCGGCGGCCACGGGACTGGGCGGGCTGGAGTTCTGCACCGGGATTCCCGGCGTGGTCGGCGGGTCCGTCCGTGGCAACGCGGGCGCCCACGGGAGCGATCTGGGTGGCGTGCTGGAGTCGATTGAGCTGATACAGCCTTCCGGCGACATCGAGACGATCCCGGCCGGCGATGCGGGGTTTTCCTACCGGGAGAGCGGTATCGATCCGGGCGGCATCGTGACCGGGGCCGTGTTCAGGCTGACGCCGGACGAGCCGGAAAACGTGTATGAACGCATACGGGATTTCACCGAATACCGGAAGCGCACGCAGCCGTCCGCGGACCAGAGCGCCGGATGCATGTTCAAGAACCCCGAGGACGGCACGGCGGGGAGGCTGATCGACGCGGCCGGTTGCAAGGGCCTGCAGGTCGGGGGAGCGAGGGTGTCGGACCTCCACGGCAATTTCGTAATCAACCAGGGCGGGGCGACGGCTTCGGACGCG
It contains:
- the murB gene encoding UDP-N-acetylmuramate dehydrogenase — encoded protein: METWCLLSARGTSARWEARFANCCGKAESGLMGMSEIFSGLVPAGRLRLNEGLDRHTTYRVGGPADVMCLPETRSELLEIVTAARVHEVPWLVLGNGSNMLFSDDGFRGLVIKIRGSTPAEGTLWHLKQEGEYLRAGAGVSLPRLAWSAAATGLGGLEFCTGIPGVVGGSVRGNAGAHGSDLGGVLESIELIQPSGDIETIPAGDAGFSYRESGIDPGGIVTGAVFRLTPDEPENVYERIRDFTEYRKRTQPSADQSAGCMFKNPEDGTAGRLIDAAGCKGLQVGGARVSDLHGNFVINQGGATASDALRLIDMVRERVFERTGVALELEVRVMKSGVV